A genomic window from Rhizobiaceae bacterium includes:
- a CDS encoding D-galactonate dehydratase, producing the protein MSEHPIRITAVKTLVVNAEMRNWIFVKVETDQDGLYGWGEASLNWKTRAVTGAVEDLAPLIIGKDPRDIEQILRILNKHSYYRLGIIGATAVSGIEHALWDIFGKSLDLPVWRLIGGKTHDRIRVYTHLGLGDMKSVYETFDPGGLRDKALRVVEMGYDALKVVFIPYSHFSVDIPSRRHVGKMMETLRDAVGEGVDIMIDFHGRPASIAGALQYIEELVPYRPMFCEEPVIPGDTDALRMVTERAGCPIASGERLVGYKEFEPLFQQKAVHILQPDLNHTGGILEGKRIAAAAEQAFMGVAPHNPNGPIAGAAALHFDVSTPNFVIQEEMSGAVPWYDEVVSTPMKRVGNSWEIPYAPGLGVEVNEKAAAKYPFKPEVMHTQGAVLPDGTIVDW; encoded by the coding sequence ATGAGTGAACACCCCATACGCATAACCGCCGTCAAGACGCTCGTGGTCAATGCGGAGATGCGCAACTGGATTTTCGTCAAGGTGGAGACCGACCAGGACGGTCTCTATGGCTGGGGCGAGGCCAGCCTGAACTGGAAGACCCGCGCCGTGACCGGCGCCGTGGAAGACCTCGCTCCGCTCATCATCGGCAAGGACCCGCGCGACATCGAGCAGATCCTGCGCATCCTCAACAAGCATTCCTATTATCGACTCGGCATCATCGGGGCGACGGCGGTCAGCGGTATCGAGCATGCGCTGTGGGACATTTTCGGCAAGAGCCTCGACCTGCCCGTGTGGCGGCTGATCGGCGGCAAGACGCATGACAGGATACGCGTCTACACGCATCTTGGGCTCGGCGACATGAAGTCCGTCTACGAGACCTTCGACCCCGGCGGACTGCGCGACAAGGCGCTGCGCGTCGTCGAGATGGGCTATGACGCGCTCAAGGTCGTGTTCATTCCCTATTCGCATTTCTCGGTGGACATCCCCTCGCGCCGCCATGTCGGCAAGATGATGGAAACGTTGCGCGACGCCGTCGGCGAAGGCGTCGACATCATGATCGACTTCCACGGGCGGCCGGCCTCGATTGCGGGCGCGCTGCAATATATCGAGGAACTGGTCCCTTACCGCCCGATGTTCTGCGAGGAGCCGGTGATACCCGGCGACACGGACGCGCTGCGCATGGTGACCGAGCGCGCGGGATGCCCCATCGCGTCGGGCGAAAGGCTGGTGGGCTACAAGGAGTTCGAGCCGCTGTTCCAGCAAAAGGCCGTGCACATCCTCCAGCCGGACCTCAACCACACAGGCGGCATACTGGAAGGCAAGCGCATCGCGGCTGCCGCGGAACAGGCCTTCATGGGCGTTGCCCCGCACAATCCGAACGGCCCGATTGCCGGCGCAGCCGCGCTGCACTTCGACGTGTCCACGCCCAATTTCGTCATCCAGGAGGAAATGTCGGGCGCGGTCCCCTGGTACGACGAGGTGGTCTCGACGCCGATGAAGCGCGTCGGCAATTCCTGGGAAATTCCCTATGCGCCGGGCCTCGGCGTGGAGGTGAACGAAAAGGCCGCCGCGAAATATCCGTTCAAGCCGGAGGTGATGCACACGCAAGGCGCGGTGCTGCCTGACGGTACGATTGTAGACTGGTGA
- a CDS encoding 2-hydroxyacid dehydrogenase produces MKILLVGEAANHKGRLSEALSSPVAIETLPREAAYQPDWDHLIEKDDIVVSLRLKRADGGLPPFRMLHVPGAGLDGIDLAALDPSIEVCNVFEHEIAIAEYVLAQMLSWEIRPDELRRSMSAETWSDIYRARVPHGEIYGKTLGIIGFGRIGRAIAARAKAFGMRVLALDIYDPGDGLADEILKPAEIDRLLPQVDYCAVTCPLTETTKGLIGRRELSLMPASSVLINVSRAEIVNEEALYEALSTGVIAGAVLDVWYAYPTGADDRVAPSRFDFTALPNAVCTPHSSAWTTALPGRRYRFIAANIDRLLRGEPRLNVVRPAKAQ; encoded by the coding sequence ATGAAAATTCTGTTGGTTGGCGAAGCCGCGAACCATAAAGGCAGGCTTTCCGAAGCCCTCTCCTCCCCTGTCGCCATCGAAACGCTGCCGCGCGAGGCGGCCTATCAGCCGGACTGGGACCATCTGATCGAAAAGGACGACATCGTCGTTTCGCTGAGGCTCAAGCGCGCGGACGGCGGGCTTCCGCCTTTCCGCATGCTGCATGTGCCGGGCGCGGGACTGGACGGCATCGACCTTGCCGCGCTCGATCCCTCAATCGAGGTCTGCAACGTTTTCGAGCATGAAATCGCCATCGCCGAATATGTGCTGGCGCAGATGCTCAGCTGGGAAATCCGCCCGGACGAGCTGCGGCGCTCCATGTCCGCCGAGACCTGGTCCGACATTTATCGCGCCCGCGTCCCGCACGGCGAAATCTACGGAAAGACGCTCGGCATCATCGGCTTTGGGCGCATCGGCCGGGCAATCGCGGCGCGCGCCAAGGCGTTCGGGATGCGGGTGCTTGCGCTCGACATATACGATCCCGGCGACGGGCTGGCCGACGAGATACTGAAACCGGCCGAGATCGACCGGCTGCTGCCGCAGGTCGATTATTGCGCGGTGACCTGCCCGCTGACGGAAACGACAAAGGGTTTGATCGGCAGGCGCGAACTGTCGCTGATGCCCGCATCCTCCGTGCTCATCAATGTGTCGCGCGCCGAGATCGTGAATGAGGAGGCACTCTACGAGGCGCTTTCGACGGGCGTGATCGCGGGCGCCGTGCTCGACGTCTGGTATGCGTATCCGACCGGCGCGGATGACCGGGTCGCGCCGTCGCGGTTCGATTTCACCGCGCTGCCCAACGCGGTCTGCACGCCGCATTCCTCGGCATGGACCACCGCGCTGCCCGGACGGCGCTACCGCTTCATCGCCGCGAACATCGACCGCCTGCTGCGGGGCGAGCCACGGCTCAACGTGGTCCGCCCGGCGAAGGCCCAATAG
- a CDS encoding LysR family transcriptional regulator has product MERRRLVSFLALTEELHFHRAAARCHITQSALSQQIMQLEAELQVRLVNRTKRSVSLTRTGEVFATEARKIVRSMDEAAKLARQAESGTIGRLVVGATAPAMFTVLPEIVTAFCADMPNVEIAVRNLTTAELEQALSRGEIDVGIVHPPLDDKELVCHDIATLPFDLVLSESNPLSARKELRMGDLVNETLILFPRQIGPQLYDRIIGLCLDQGFSPRSIIEMTPAQSIISMAACNLGVGFIASRLQHFTRPQVTYRRIVDPTPSFMLGIASRAEVGTVALQRFVNLAIEIGGKAS; this is encoded by the coding sequence ATGGAACGGCGTCGTCTCGTCAGCTTTCTCGCGCTCACCGAGGAACTTCATTTCCACCGGGCGGCAGCGCGCTGCCACATCACGCAGTCGGCACTTAGCCAGCAAATCATGCAGTTGGAGGCCGAGCTTCAGGTGCGGCTGGTGAACCGCACCAAGCGCAGCGTTTCTCTGACGCGCACGGGCGAGGTGTTCGCGACGGAGGCGCGCAAGATCGTGCGCTCCATGGACGAGGCGGCCAAGCTTGCGCGGCAGGCAGAGTCCGGCACCATCGGTCGGCTGGTCGTGGGCGCCACCGCGCCCGCCATGTTCACCGTGCTGCCGGAAATCGTCACCGCGTTTTGCGCTGACATGCCAAATGTCGAGATCGCCGTGCGCAACCTGACGACGGCGGAGCTGGAACAGGCGCTCAGCCGGGGCGAGATCGACGTCGGCATCGTTCACCCGCCGCTGGACGACAAGGAGCTTGTCTGCCACGACATCGCGACGCTGCCGTTCGACCTCGTATTGTCGGAAAGCAATCCGCTCAGCGCGCGCAAGGAGCTGCGGATGGGCGACCTCGTAAACGAGACGCTGATCCTGTTTCCACGCCAGATCGGGCCGCAGCTCTATGATCGCATTATCGGCCTGTGCCTCGACCAGGGTTTCAGCCCGCGCAGCATCATCGAGATGACGCCAGCCCAGTCGATCATCTCGATGGCAGCATGCAATCTCGGCGTCGGCTTCATCGCCTCTCGCCTCCAGCACTTCACGCGGCCGCAGGTGACCTATCGCCGGATCGTCGATCCGACGCCGAGCTTCATGCTGGGCATCGCGAGCCGTGCGGAAGTGGGAACGGTCGCGCTCCAGCGCTTCGTGAACCTTGCGATCGAGATCGGCGGCAAGGCGAGCTAG
- the ppk2 gene encoding polyphosphate kinase 2, with protein MDGDSVKSGAAAWLKAELEDTLDEDFELELSEPALSLELARIYKQAHPDALDRHVYFEELIRLQSELIKLQDWVSYKKEKIVILFEGRDSAGKGGVIKRITQRLNPRIVRVVALPAPSDREKTQWYFQRYVPHLPAGGEIVLFDRSWYNRAGVERVMGFANGEQVEDFFRDVPEFERMLLRSGIRLVKYWFSITDEEQQLRFMMRIHDPMKQWKLSPMDLQSRVRWEQYTKAKEEMFARTSIPEAPWYIVEGNDKKRARLNCIDHLLQQIPYEPVPHDEITLPDRVFNPEYEREILPRELYVPQKY; from the coding sequence ATGGACGGCGACAGTGTGAAAAGCGGAGCGGCGGCGTGGCTCAAGGCCGAGCTGGAGGATACGCTCGACGAGGATTTCGAGCTTGAGCTTTCCGAACCGGCGCTGTCGCTCGAACTGGCGCGCATCTACAAGCAGGCGCACCCGGACGCGCTCGACCGCCACGTCTATTTCGAGGAACTGATCCGGCTCCAGTCGGAACTGATCAAGCTTCAGGACTGGGTCTCATACAAAAAGGAAAAGATCGTCATCCTGTTCGAGGGGCGCGATTCCGCAGGCAAGGGCGGAGTCATCAAGCGCATCACGCAGCGGCTCAACCCGCGCATCGTGCGCGTCGTCGCGCTGCCCGCGCCGAGCGACCGCGAAAAGACGCAATGGTATTTCCAGCGCTATGTGCCGCACCTTCCAGCAGGCGGCGAGATCGTGCTGTTCGACCGCTCATGGTACAACCGCGCGGGCGTCGAGCGCGTAATGGGCTTCGCCAATGGCGAGCAGGTCGAGGACTTCTTCCGCGACGTGCCCGAATTCGAGCGCATGCTGCTGCGCTCCGGCATAAGGCTCGTCAAATACTGGTTCTCGATCACCGACGAGGAGCAGCAATTGCGGTTCATGATGCGCATCCACGACCCGATGAAGCAATGGAAGCTGTCGCCGATGGACCTCCAGTCGCGCGTGCGCTGGGAGCAATACACCAAGGCCAAGGAGGAGATGTTCGCACGCACCAGCATACCTGAAGCGCCGTGGTACATCGTAGAGGGCAACGACAAGAAACGCGCGCGGCTGAACTGCATCGACCACCTGCTGCAACAGATCCCCTACGAGCCGGTGCCGCATGACGAGATCACGCTGCCCGACAGGGTGTTTAATCCTGAGTATGAGCGGGAGATATTGCCGCGAGAACTCTACGTTCCGCAGAAATACTAG
- a CDS encoding class I SAM-dependent methyltransferase codes for MGTVDQAALMDRVYRLQRRFGFYDATRKYYLLARDPMLAGLRPPQGGTVLEIGCGTGRNLVHAARTYPDATFHGIDISREMLAAAAANVERAGMRERIRLAWADAADFDPARTFGFDGYDRIFLSYAVSMIPQWRAVMAQAARHLAPGGEIHVAEFGDMAALPGWAKSAMYTWLRWYHVTPRSDLFDVARDIADLSGGTSEAHRLHRGFSWISVVQKADG; via the coding sequence ATGGGAACTGTCGACCAGGCCGCGCTGATGGACCGCGTCTACCGCTTGCAGCGCCGCTTCGGCTTCTACGACGCGACGCGCAAATATTACCTGCTGGCGCGCGACCCGATGCTGGCCGGGCTGCGCCCGCCGCAGGGCGGCACGGTGCTGGAGATCGGCTGCGGCACGGGGCGCAACCTCGTTCACGCGGCCCGCACCTATCCTGACGCGACTTTCCACGGCATCGACATCTCGCGCGAGATGCTGGCCGCCGCCGCCGCCAATGTGGAGCGCGCCGGGATGCGCGAGCGCATCAGGCTGGCCTGGGCCGACGCTGCCGATTTCGACCCCGCGCGGACATTCGGGTTCGACGGATACGACCGGATTTTCCTGTCCTACGCGGTCTCGATGATCCCGCAATGGCGCGCGGTGATGGCGCAGGCCGCCCGGCATCTGGCGCCCGGCGGCGAGATTCATGTGGCGGAGTTCGGCGACATGGCGGCGCTGCCCGGCTGGGCGAAGTCGGCGATGTACACATGGCTGCGCTGGTATCATGTGACGCCGCGCTCCGATCTGTTCGATGTCGCGCGCGACATTGCCGATCTGTCGGGTGGCACCAGCGAGGCGCACCGCCTGCATCGCGGCTTTTCATGGATTTCGGTTGTTCAGAAGGCTGACGGCTGA
- a CDS encoding DUF3419 family protein — protein sequence MPLTPSAAGEYLFARLFHKLVYAQIWEDPETDMEALEIGPGHRIVTIASGGCNALSYLLRDPGRIEAVDLNPAHIAFNRLKIAAVANLPDYESFHRFYAMADDARNRESYRNHIRPALDEFTRGYWDGRGPTGRRRISMFSRHLYRHGLLGHFIGWGHRVARLYGVDPRDLLEARSQQEQRLFFETQLAPLFDKRLVRWATGRKSSLFGLGIPPRQYDALANDNGRTVSMAVVLRNRLERLACDFPLSENYFAWQAFGRSYGKAEDAPLPPYLRMANFATLRERIGRLSFENISITEALSARPPRSVDRVVLLDAQDWMSDAQLNALWSEITRTAARGARVIFRTAGHANLLQGRVDPALLDRWSYDEARSRALHLRDRSSIYGGFHLLSLKD from the coding sequence ATGCCGCTGACGCCCTCGGCGGCGGGCGAATATCTGTTCGCGCGGCTGTTCCACAAGCTGGTCTACGCGCAGATCTGGGAGGACCCCGAGACAGACATGGAAGCGCTGGAGATCGGGCCGGGGCACAGGATCGTGACCATCGCGTCGGGCGGCTGCAATGCGCTTTCCTACCTGCTCCGGGACCCCGGCCGCATCGAGGCGGTCGACCTCAATCCGGCGCATATCGCCTTCAACCGACTCAAGATCGCGGCGGTCGCAAACCTGCCCGACTATGAGAGCTTCCACCGCTTCTACGCGATGGCCGACGATGCGCGGAACCGGGAAAGCTATCGCAACCATATCCGGCCCGCGCTGGACGAATTCACGCGCGGCTATTGGGACGGGCGCGGGCCGACGGGCCGCCGCCGCATCTCGATGTTCAGCCGCCATCTCTACAGGCACGGGCTGCTCGGCCATTTCATCGGCTGGGGCCATCGCGTCGCGCGGCTTTATGGCGTCGACCCGCGCGACCTGCTCGAAGCGCGCTCGCAGCAGGAACAGCGCCTGTTCTTCGAAACGCAGCTTGCGCCCCTGTTCGACAAGCGTCTGGTGCGCTGGGCGACGGGCCGCAAATCCTCGCTGTTCGGGCTGGGCATACCGCCCCGGCAATATGACGCGCTGGCGAATGACAATGGCAGGACGGTGAGCATGGCTGTGGTGCTGCGCAACCGGCTGGAGCGGCTGGCCTGCGACTTCCCGCTTTCGGAAAACTACTTCGCGTGGCAGGCGTTCGGGCGCAGCTACGGCAAGGCCGAGGACGCGCCGCTGCCGCCCTATCTGCGCATGGCGAATTTCGCGACGCTGCGCGAGCGCATCGGCCGGCTGAGCTTCGAGAACATCTCGATCACCGAGGCGCTTTCGGCCAGGCCGCCGCGCTCGGTGGATCGCGTGGTGCTGCTGGATGCGCAGGACTGGATGTCGGACGCGCAGCTCAACGCGCTCTGGAGTGAGATCACGCGCACGGCGGCGCGCGGCGCGCGCGTCATCTTCCGCACCGCCGGACATGCCAACCTGTTGCAGGGCCGCGTCGACCCGGCGCTGCTCGACCGCTGGAGCTATGACGAGGCACGCTCGCGCGCGCTGCATCTTCGGGACCGCTCGTCGATCTATGGCGGGTTCCACCTGCTTTCGCTGAAGGACTGA
- a CDS encoding UDP-2,3-diacylglucosamine diphosphatase: protein MSVTTTAGREPDEARRYRSLFISDLHLGTRGAQADALLEFLREHDADTIYLVGDIVDGWRLRTSWHWPQSHNDVVQKLLRKARKGARIVYVPGNHDEFLRAFCGSNFGEIELVESIVHRAADGKRYLVIHGDVFDVVVRHAKWLAFLGDWAYVLALELSRQVNHVRRRFGFTYWSLSAWAKAKVKNAVNFIGRFEETLAMEAARCGVDGVICGHIHTASQRNFNGLAYINTGDWVESCTAIVEHYDGRMELIRWQMFSAALNAGKPPLLRHSHAPSLQPAPQRHPT from the coding sequence GCGCTATCGCAGCCTCTTCATCTCCGACCTTCACCTCGGCACACGGGGGGCGCAGGCCGACGCTCTTCTCGAATTCCTGCGCGAGCACGACGCCGATACGATCTATCTCGTCGGCGACATCGTCGACGGCTGGCGGCTGCGGACCTCGTGGCACTGGCCGCAGTCGCACAACGATGTCGTGCAGAAACTGCTGCGAAAGGCCCGCAAGGGAGCGCGCATCGTCTACGTACCGGGCAATCACGACGAGTTCCTGCGCGCGTTCTGCGGCTCGAACTTCGGCGAGATCGAACTGGTCGAAAGCATCGTGCACCGGGCCGCCGACGGCAAGCGCTATCTCGTCATCCATGGCGACGTGTTCGACGTGGTGGTTCGCCATGCCAAATGGCTCGCCTTCCTCGGCGACTGGGCCTATGTGCTGGCGCTCGAGCTTTCGCGGCAGGTCAATCATGTGCGCCGCAGGTTCGGCTTCACCTACTGGTCGCTTTCCGCCTGGGCCAAGGCCAAGGTGAAGAATGCCGTGAACTTCATCGGGCGCTTCGAGGAAACGCTTGCGATGGAGGCCGCGCGCTGCGGCGTCGACGGCGTCATCTGCGGACACATCCACACCGCCTCACAGCGCAACTTCAATGGCCTCGCCTATATCAACACGGGCGACTGGGTGGAAAGCTGCACGGCGATCGTCGAACATTATGACGGACGCATGGAGTTGATCCGCTGGCAGATGTTCAGCGCCGCGCTCAATGCCGGCAAGCCACCCCTTCTCAGGCATTCTCACGCCCCATCGCTCCAACCCGCACCGCAAAGGCACCCAACGTGA